One Glaciihabitans arcticus DNA window includes the following coding sequences:
- a CDS encoding DUF6350 family protein, giving the protein MNRPLTALFAAFEASLVVAIGIVIPLAPLTVLWGAQFGFAGDWTTFWRASVDIWLLGHGADVRMTLDPTVAATLGLAGADAAFPVTIAILGFGGLTLLLGVRAGRRVSETRFRLLGELVAVGTFAGLSTLATLSVLHPFARPSIVQGILLPTAVFGVGILIGSLRTQRAAGDDSGSSIRDWVNDWHPTVRSVVEVGLRGGVAAVAAVIAVASLAVAVLLAANYAGIVALYESLHSEVLGGIALTGAQLAFLPNVVIWAASWFVGPGFAIGAGSAVSPLGTTLGPLPVIPMLGALPAGDLAYGFLGLLVPIVAGFLAGALLRPRLFRTDWRSSLAAGASIGVVAGVLLGLLAWFSSGAAGPGRLAVVGPDPLAVGLWAALEVGIAATIGLFAASHLKSPVAEKAERADR; this is encoded by the coding sequence ATGAACCGCCCACTCACAGCCCTCTTCGCAGCCTTCGAGGCCTCCCTCGTCGTTGCGATCGGCATCGTCATCCCGCTCGCACCGCTCACGGTGCTCTGGGGTGCGCAATTCGGCTTCGCCGGTGACTGGACGACGTTCTGGCGCGCCTCCGTCGACATCTGGCTGCTCGGCCACGGTGCAGACGTTCGCATGACGCTCGACCCGACCGTGGCGGCGACCCTCGGCCTTGCGGGGGCGGATGCCGCGTTCCCCGTGACCATCGCAATCCTCGGGTTCGGCGGGCTCACGCTGCTGCTCGGCGTGCGCGCCGGTCGCCGCGTGTCAGAGACCCGCTTCCGGCTCCTCGGAGAGCTCGTCGCCGTCGGAACTTTCGCCGGGCTGTCGACGCTCGCGACCCTGAGCGTGCTGCACCCCTTCGCCCGCCCGTCGATCGTGCAGGGAATCCTTCTGCCCACCGCCGTGTTCGGGGTCGGGATCCTCATCGGGTCACTGCGCACCCAGCGCGCGGCCGGCGACGACTCCGGCAGCTCGATCAGGGACTGGGTGAACGACTGGCACCCGACTGTGCGCTCCGTGGTCGAGGTCGGCCTGCGCGGGGGAGTGGCTGCCGTCGCCGCCGTCATCGCGGTCGCGAGTCTCGCGGTCGCCGTGCTGCTCGCGGCCAACTACGCCGGGATCGTCGCCCTCTACGAGAGCCTGCACAGTGAGGTGCTCGGCGGTATCGCGCTTACCGGCGCACAGCTCGCGTTCCTGCCCAACGTCGTCATTTGGGCCGCGTCCTGGTTCGTCGGGCCCGGCTTCGCGATCGGCGCCGGATCGGCCGTGAGCCCGCTCGGCACCACCCTCGGGCCGCTGCCGGTGATCCCCATGCTCGGTGCCCTGCCCGCGGGCGACCTCGCCTACGGGTTCCTCGGACTGCTTGTGCCGATCGTGGCCGGGTTCTTGGCGGGAGCCCTTCTCCGGCCTCGGCTCTTCCGCACCGACTGGCGCTCGAGCCTCGCCGCCGGCGCGAGCATCGGCGTTGTCGCCGGTGTGCTGCTCGGCCTTCTCGCGTGGTTCTCCTCGGGCGCGGCGGGACCGGGGCGGCTCGCTGTCGTGGGGCCGGATCCTCTCGCCGTCGGCCTGTGGGCTGCGCTCGAGGTGGGCATCGCGGCGACCATCGGCCTATTCGCCGCCAGCCACCTGAAGTCACCTGTCGCCGAGAAGGCGGAACGCGCCGACCGGTAG
- a CDS encoding helix-turn-helix transcriptional regulator: MVDRLRERTALAAAADRARAGHATVVTLEGEPGIGKTWLINELVAALRDFTVTNTVPKFASEPTLVVIDDAQWLEPAVVTRTAKQLDALRTSKLLVVIAGRTGESRLIERLSPGSSRPDRGSVLSLGPLGTQQVIELAGERGISALEITRAHLLAELTDGNPQHLVAAFEQLGQRLYVSVPRSLPVPADFDPALRRDLATVSKEGRAMLELLALIGTPISISALVEIAMRAGVQLSFDDASASGHLEVFNQEGQRELTLKSVRVREGIRRSLDTAKARRLHAAIAESMTGTRRLEHLLSSTEHTNDSLAAELEAEGVRHEAAGQYPEAARMFSRASGVTSGAAERERRLLYACVLAFYSDDAELASTLAPSVARCAPSLARQVVLGGIGYLLGDFPESLSLVTAALDEYPSDDDALGTGGLFTAAVVASLQLAAVDLPAAITTSATALSRLGLEEGGVPSPAEARLRITLGFSLWIAGAVDDSDVALASVLALPATRPERADALTIYAQREFYRGDTARALRTVTTAVEAARSSNALHIIPLGLALRSHVNFALGQWDDAMLDAQAVLAHTTASRNGNHDVLAHGAIAMMSAHSGELDFAERSVRIARRLGVERPLPQHTAAAAIAAAVVERVGGHPHAVVHALSPMLEGSLALGLTSTGYTGWRAMHAEALISLGSYERASSVIRLLESEPGSKSFGYTGWLHGMLAEAQGDLPEAIAAYRAALAAGDESTSPFPHALALKSLAGALEANGESGHATAAARDATRLFTRLGATVYLTGAAPTEDGVAALEGWSTLTPREHDTSLLASEGMLNREIAAAMHVSVKTVEHHIANSLAKLGLRSRRDLEKAAGRGSA, from the coding sequence GTGGTAGATCGGCTTCGAGAGCGGACGGCGCTGGCCGCAGCCGCTGACCGGGCGCGCGCCGGGCACGCCACCGTCGTGACGCTCGAGGGCGAGCCGGGCATCGGCAAGACCTGGCTGATCAACGAACTGGTCGCCGCCCTGCGCGATTTCACCGTCACCAACACCGTGCCCAAGTTTGCATCCGAGCCGACCCTCGTCGTCATCGATGACGCCCAGTGGCTCGAGCCGGCCGTCGTCACCCGAACCGCCAAGCAGCTGGATGCCCTCCGCACGTCGAAGCTGCTCGTGGTGATCGCCGGTCGCACCGGAGAATCACGGCTGATCGAGCGTCTCAGCCCGGGCAGCAGTCGCCCCGACCGCGGCAGCGTGCTCAGCCTCGGACCGTTGGGCACCCAGCAGGTGATCGAGCTCGCCGGCGAACGCGGTATCTCGGCGCTCGAGATCACCCGCGCGCACCTGCTCGCCGAACTCACCGACGGCAACCCCCAGCACCTCGTGGCCGCGTTCGAGCAACTCGGCCAGCGCCTCTACGTCTCGGTGCCGCGATCACTCCCCGTTCCTGCCGACTTCGATCCCGCCCTCAGGCGCGACCTCGCGACGGTCAGCAAGGAGGGGCGGGCGATGCTCGAGCTCCTCGCCTTGATCGGCACCCCGATCTCCATCTCCGCGCTGGTCGAGATCGCCATGCGCGCGGGTGTGCAGCTCTCCTTCGATGACGCCTCGGCATCCGGGCACCTCGAGGTGTTCAACCAGGAGGGCCAGCGCGAACTGACTCTGAAGTCGGTGCGCGTGCGCGAGGGCATCCGACGTTCGCTCGACACGGCGAAGGCCCGCAGGCTCCACGCCGCGATCGCCGAGTCGATGACGGGCACCCGGCGCCTCGAGCACCTGCTCTCCTCGACCGAGCACACCAACGATTCCCTCGCCGCCGAACTCGAGGCAGAGGGCGTGCGCCACGAGGCCGCAGGGCAGTATCCCGAGGCGGCACGCATGTTCAGTCGCGCAAGCGGCGTGACGAGCGGTGCGGCCGAGCGCGAACGCCGGCTGCTGTACGCGTGCGTCCTTGCTTTTTATTCGGATGACGCTGAGCTCGCGAGCACGCTCGCGCCGAGCGTAGCCCGCTGCGCGCCGAGCCTGGCCCGCCAGGTGGTTCTCGGCGGGATCGGCTACCTGCTCGGCGACTTCCCCGAGTCCCTCTCGCTCGTGACGGCAGCCCTCGACGAGTACCCGTCCGATGACGACGCGCTCGGCACCGGTGGACTGTTCACCGCCGCAGTCGTCGCGAGCCTGCAGCTTGCGGCTGTCGACCTTCCCGCCGCGATCACGACAAGCGCGACCGCGCTCTCCCGCCTCGGCCTCGAGGAGGGCGGCGTGCCCTCCCCCGCAGAGGCCCGGCTGCGCATCACCCTCGGCTTCTCGCTCTGGATCGCCGGCGCCGTCGACGACTCCGACGTCGCACTCGCGTCCGTGCTCGCACTGCCCGCGACCCGCCCCGAACGCGCCGACGCACTCACCATCTACGCCCAGCGGGAGTTCTACCGCGGCGACACGGCTCGGGCCCTGCGCACGGTGACGACCGCCGTCGAGGCCGCGAGGTCGAGCAATGCGCTGCACATCATCCCGCTCGGTCTGGCTCTTCGATCGCACGTCAACTTCGCACTCGGCCAGTGGGATGACGCGATGCTCGACGCCCAGGCTGTGCTCGCGCACACCACGGCGAGCCGCAACGGCAACCACGACGTGCTCGCTCACGGCGCCATCGCGATGATGTCGGCACACTCGGGCGAGCTGGATTTCGCGGAGCGCTCCGTGCGCATCGCCCGGCGGCTCGGTGTCGAACGACCCCTTCCGCAGCACACCGCCGCGGCGGCCATCGCGGCTGCGGTCGTGGAGCGCGTCGGCGGGCACCCGCACGCCGTGGTGCACGCCCTGAGCCCCATGCTCGAGGGCTCCCTCGCGCTCGGCCTCACGTCGACCGGCTACACCGGCTGGCGCGCGATGCACGCCGAGGCGCTCATCTCCCTGGGCTCCTACGAGCGAGCGAGTTCCGTGATCCGCCTGCTCGAGAGCGAGCCCGGCTCCAAGAGCTTCGGCTACACCGGTTGGCTCCACGGCATGCTCGCCGAGGCGCAGGGCGACCTGCCCGAGGCCATCGCCGCCTACCGTGCGGCGCTCGCCGCGGGCGACGAGTCGACGAGCCCCTTCCCGCACGCCCTCGCCCTGAAGTCGCTGGCCGGCGCTCTCGAAGCGAACGGTGAAAGTGGGCATGCCACCGCCGCCGCCCGCGACGCCACCCGCCTGTTCACCCGGCTCGGCGCCACCGTGTACCTGACGGGCGCGGCCCCGACCGAGGACGGCGTGGCCGCACTGGAGGGCTGGAGCACCCTGACCCCGCGCGAGCACGACACCTCGCTGCTCGCATCGGAGGGCATGCTCAACCGCGAGATCGCGGCGGCCATGCACGTCTCGGTGAAGACAGTCGAGCACCACATCGCCAACTCGCTGGCAAAACTCGGGCTGCGCTCGCGGCGCGACCTCGAGAAGGCGGCCGGACGAGGCTCGGCCTGA
- a CDS encoding DUF4166 domain-containing protein, with translation MTEESVWQRALGDDIDRLSPGLRAYFALPPAGTVGRGTGVYEVAGSSRRWLRPVLAVLAWRRILFPEFGRGIPFTVTNTPAGDALRGWRTFDFPGRTRVMQDEMRIVGGALHDFLGRHSELEAQLELEVVEGALHLRTGRLWLNLGRLRVALPRLARIRLIEQSVENGQRVSAVLSSPVLGDWFEYTGDFRYEYVSNSDRL, from the coding sequence ATGACCGAAGAGTCCGTGTGGCAACGCGCCCTCGGCGACGATATCGATCGACTCTCCCCCGGCCTCCGCGCCTACTTCGCGCTGCCACCCGCCGGCACAGTGGGTCGCGGCACCGGCGTCTACGAGGTGGCCGGCTCGAGCAGGCGCTGGCTGCGGCCGGTACTCGCGGTGCTGGCCTGGCGCCGCATCCTGTTCCCCGAATTCGGGCGCGGGATTCCGTTCACCGTCACCAACACACCCGCAGGTGATGCCCTGCGCGGCTGGCGCACTTTCGACTTCCCGGGCCGCACGCGGGTGATGCAGGACGAGATGCGCATCGTCGGCGGCGCGCTGCACGACTTCCTCGGCCGCCATAGCGAGCTGGAAGCGCAGCTCGAGCTCGAGGTCGTCGAGGGGGCGCTGCACCTGCGCACGGGTCGGCTGTGGCTGAACCTGGGTCGGCTGCGGGTCGCGCTGCCGCGGCTGGCCCGCATCCGCCTCATCGAACAATCGGTCGAGAACGGGCAGCGGGTCTCGGCCGTGCTCTCCTCCCCCGTGCTCGGCGACTGGTTCGAGTACACGGGCGACTTCCGCTACGAGTACGTCAGCAATTCGGATCGCTTGTAG
- a CDS encoding alpha/beta hydrolase, translating into MTLRPALATTLALALTVTLAGCIAPAAPTPEPEVSDGLAPFFEQGVDWTECGEGVDCATIVAPLDWEHPAMGSIELAVSRIAATGTARGSLLVNPGGPGGSGFDFVRDSIRYVASADLMEEFDLVGWDPRGVGRSSAVECLDGAAMDELLFGQWDNAYETKAWVTELEAAEAEYAAACARNTGPLLEFVDSGSTARDMNLLRALLGDEKLNYLGFSYGTFFGTMFAELFPERVGRLVLDGALDPSIGALDWFAVQMKGFDDALVAYLAFCVGQGNCPLGGTEAAARSTFTNLLDTVDAKGIESADGRALDSATLGFAIAAALYSEENWPALTSMFEEVAVGESFIAFQFADSYYGRGGTAEYDNNSFDVYTATLCLDDDFQGDEYDVRSGLDAIDAAAPLVGGYFAFDDYAHVEAACTAWPYAPKKQPGMYDAAGADPILVIGTTNDPATPYAWAKSLAGQLESGVLVTFNGEGHTAYGRSNGCIVETVDAYFIDGTVPTSDPNC; encoded by the coding sequence ATGACGCTCCGCCCGGCCCTCGCGACGACTCTCGCCCTCGCCCTCACGGTGACGCTCGCGGGCTGCATCGCCCCCGCCGCGCCAACCCCGGAGCCCGAGGTGAGCGATGGACTCGCGCCCTTCTTCGAGCAGGGGGTCGACTGGACCGAGTGCGGTGAGGGTGTCGACTGCGCAACGATCGTGGCTCCGCTCGACTGGGAACACCCGGCCATGGGCTCCATCGAGCTGGCCGTGTCACGCATCGCGGCGACCGGTACCGCGAGGGGCTCGCTGCTGGTGAACCCGGGCGGCCCCGGGGGATCGGGATTCGATTTCGTTCGGGACAGCATTCGGTACGTGGCATCCGCTGACCTGATGGAGGAGTTCGACCTTGTCGGCTGGGATCCGCGGGGTGTGGGGCGCTCAAGCGCGGTCGAGTGCCTTGACGGCGCAGCGATGGACGAGCTGCTGTTCGGGCAGTGGGACAACGCATACGAAACGAAAGCATGGGTGACCGAGCTGGAGGCGGCGGAGGCCGAGTACGCGGCTGCCTGCGCGCGCAACACCGGACCGCTGCTCGAGTTCGTCGACAGCGGCTCGACGGCCCGCGACATGAACCTGCTGCGCGCGCTGCTCGGCGACGAGAAGCTCAACTACCTGGGCTTCTCCTACGGCACGTTCTTCGGCACGATGTTCGCCGAGCTGTTTCCGGAGCGGGTCGGCCGGCTCGTGCTCGACGGTGCCCTCGACCCGTCTATTGGCGCCCTCGACTGGTTCGCCGTGCAGATGAAGGGCTTCGACGACGCCCTCGTCGCCTACCTCGCCTTCTGCGTCGGGCAGGGAAACTGCCCGCTCGGCGGGACCGAGGCGGCGGCGCGATCCACCTTCACGAACCTGCTCGACACGGTCGACGCGAAGGGCATCGAGTCGGCTGACGGGCGCGCCCTCGACTCGGCGACCCTCGGCTTCGCGATTGCCGCAGCCCTCTACTCGGAGGAGAACTGGCCGGCGCTCACGAGCATGTTCGAGGAGGTCGCCGTGGGGGAGTCGTTCATCGCCTTCCAGTTCGCCGACTCCTACTACGGCCGCGGTGGAACCGCCGAGTACGACAACAACTCCTTCGACGTGTACACCGCGACGCTGTGCCTCGACGACGATTTCCAGGGCGACGAGTACGACGTGCGCTCGGGCCTCGATGCAATCGATGCAGCCGCTCCTCTGGTCGGCGGCTACTTCGCCTTCGACGACTACGCCCATGTCGAGGCGGCGTGTACTGCCTGGCCTTACGCTCCGAAGAAACAGCCCGGAATGTACGACGCAGCGGGTGCCGACCCGATCCTCGTGATCGGCACAACCAACGACCCAGCGACGCCCTACGCGTGGGCGAAGTCACTTGCCGGCCAGCTGGAGAGCGGTGTGCTCGTGACGTTCAACGGCGAGGGCCACACCGCCTACGGCCGCAGCAACGGCTGCATCGTCGAGACGGTCGACGCCTACTTCATCGATGGCACGGTGCCTACAAGCGATCCGAATTGCTGA
- the sucD gene encoding succinate--CoA ligase subunit alpha, translated as MSIFLDENSVIIVQGLTGSEGTKHAGRMLASGSKIVGGVNPRKAGTTVTIEGTELPIFGSVADAMAATGANVSVIFVPPAFAKAAVLEAVDAEIALAIVITEGIPIHDSAEFWAYATSKGNTTQIIGPNCPGIISPGKSNAGIIPSTITEAGPIGLVSKSGTLTYQMMFELRDLGFSTAIGIGGDPIIGTTHIDALRAFEADPETKAIVMIGEIGGDAEERAAAFIQANVTKPVVAYVAGFTAPEGKTMGHAGAIVSDGAGTAQGKKEALEAAGVRVGKTPSETASIMREVFASL; from the coding sequence ATGTCGATCTTCCTCGACGAGAACTCCGTCATCATCGTCCAGGGCCTCACCGGCTCCGAGGGCACCAAGCACGCCGGTCGTATGCTCGCGAGCGGCTCGAAGATCGTCGGCGGTGTCAACCCGCGCAAGGCGGGAACGACCGTCACGATCGAGGGCACCGAGCTGCCGATCTTCGGATCGGTCGCCGACGCCATGGCCGCAACCGGCGCCAACGTCTCCGTCATCTTCGTGCCGCCGGCCTTCGCCAAGGCTGCAGTGCTCGAGGCCGTCGACGCCGAGATCGCCCTCGCCATCGTCATCACCGAAGGCATCCCGATCCACGACTCCGCGGAGTTCTGGGCGTACGCGACCTCGAAGGGCAACACGACCCAGATCATCGGGCCGAACTGCCCCGGCATCATCAGCCCCGGCAAGTCGAACGCGGGAATCATCCCGTCGACGATCACCGAGGCCGGCCCGATCGGCCTCGTCTCCAAGTCGGGCACCCTGACCTACCAGATGATGTTCGAGCTGCGCGACCTCGGCTTCTCGACCGCCATCGGCATCGGCGGCGACCCGATCATCGGCACCACCCACATCGACGCCCTCAGGGCGTTCGAGGCGGACCCCGAGACCAAGGCGATCGTCATGATCGGTGAGATCGGTGGCGACGCTGAGGAGCGCGCGGCCGCTTTCATCCAGGCCAACGTCACCAAGCCGGTCGTCGCCTACGTCGCGGGCTTCACCGCCCCCGAGGGCAAGACCATGGGCCACGCCGGTGCGATCGTCTCCGACGGTGCCGGCACCGCGCAGGGTAAGAAGGAGGCCCTCGAGGCTGCTGGCGTTCGCGTCGGCAAGACCCCGAGCGAGACCGCCTCGATCATGCGTGAGGTCTTCGCTTCTCTGTAA
- the sucC gene encoding ADP-forming succinate--CoA ligase subunit beta, which yields MDLFEYQARDLFESYGVPVLAGLIADTPEEAKAAAEKLGGTVVVKAQVKVGGRGKAGGVKVVHNPDDAFTAAEAILGLDIKGHFVKRVMIAAGARIAQEFYFSVLLDRSNRSFLSMTSVEGGMEIEELAVERPEALARIEVNALEGITLEKATEIAIAASFPEELVGKVAPVIVKLYDVFTGEDATLVEVNPLVLTEDGEVVALDGKVTLDENAGFRHENHEALEDKAGADPLEAKAKALDLNYVKLDGEVGIIGNGAGLVMSTLDVVSYAGERHGGVKPANFLDIGGGASAEVMAAGLDVILNDPQVKSVFVNVFGGITACDAVANGIVGALATLGDTATKPLVVRLDGNNVVEGRQILADRNHPLVTVVDTMDEAADKAAELAHAAA from the coding sequence GTGGATCTTTTCGAGTACCAGGCGAGGGACCTCTTCGAGTCCTACGGAGTTCCTGTACTTGCCGGCCTGATCGCCGACACCCCCGAAGAAGCGAAGGCCGCAGCTGAGAAGCTCGGTGGAACAGTCGTCGTCAAGGCGCAGGTGAAGGTCGGCGGCCGCGGCAAGGCCGGCGGCGTCAAGGTGGTCCACAATCCGGATGACGCGTTCACCGCAGCCGAGGCTATCCTGGGCCTCGACATCAAGGGTCACTTCGTCAAGCGCGTCATGATCGCGGCCGGTGCCCGCATCGCGCAGGAGTTCTACTTCTCCGTGCTGCTCGACCGCTCGAACCGCTCCTTCCTCTCGATGACGTCGGTCGAGGGTGGCATGGAGATCGAGGAGCTCGCCGTCGAACGCCCCGAGGCCCTCGCCCGCATCGAGGTCAACGCCCTCGAGGGCATCACGCTCGAGAAGGCGACCGAGATCGCCATCGCGGCCAGCTTCCCTGAAGAGCTCGTCGGCAAGGTGGCCCCGGTCATCGTCAAGCTGTACGACGTCTTCACGGGTGAGGACGCGACGCTCGTCGAGGTCAACCCGCTTGTGCTCACCGAAGACGGCGAGGTCGTCGCCCTCGACGGCAAGGTCACTCTCGACGAGAACGCCGGCTTCCGTCACGAGAACCACGAGGCACTCGAGGACAAGGCCGGAGCCGACCCGCTCGAGGCCAAGGCCAAGGCGCTCGACCTCAACTACGTGAAGCTCGACGGCGAGGTGGGAATCATCGGCAACGGTGCCGGCCTCGTGATGTCGACACTCGATGTCGTCTCCTACGCCGGTGAGCGTCACGGCGGCGTGAAGCCCGCCAACTTCCTCGACATCGGTGGTGGAGCCTCCGCCGAGGTCATGGCGGCCGGGCTGGACGTCATCCTCAACGACCCTCAGGTCAAGAGTGTGTTCGTCAACGTCTTCGGTGGAATCACTGCGTGTGACGCGGTTGCCAACGGCATCGTCGGGGCGCTCGCCACGCTGGGCGACACGGCGACCAAGCCGCTCGTCGTTCGTCTCGACGGCAACAACGTCGTCGAAGGTCGCCAGATCCTGGCCGACCGCAACCACCCGCTCGTCACCGTCGTCGACACCATGGACGAGGCCGCCGACAAGGCCGCCGAACTCGCCCACGCTGCAGCCTAA
- a CDS encoding ATP-dependent helicase, with protein MSTVLHPLIPDEPPRDGGFNDALLDGLNPRQREAVEYRGSALLIIAGAGSGKTSVLTRRIAGLLQSREAWPSQILAITFTNKAAAEMRERVGALVGQQAEGMWISTFHSACVRILRREAENFGFTKSFTIYDSADSRALIKRIIKELDADTFGFTVSQASGKISKLKNELMDVESYARGANFNDPNEVMFLEIFRRYTQELARANAFDFDDLIGQTVYLFRAFPQVAALYQRRFRHLLVDEYQDTNHAQYALIRELTKPVKQGDLPLDLQGKGSLEPASLTVVGDSDQSIYAFRGADIRNIVEFERDFPRSKTILLEQNYRSTQNILDAANAVISNNFDRKDKKLFTTIGAGEKITGFTGYSGHDEAQFVADEITKLRDEGIAYKDIAVFYRTNAQTRALEEIFIRSALPYRVLGGTKFYERAEIKDAMAYLITVANPADPLALRRIMNTPKRGIGPATETALQSWADDHDVSLREAMRHADELGLGPKVTGAILGLTAALDEVQLTVDTAKPSDILAELLKKSGYVEALRASRDPQDEARAENVEELLAVTKEFSKNNPEGTLLDFLTEVSLVAAADDLDDTSGTVSLMTLHTAKGLEYEAVFLTGVEEDLLPHRMSANEPGGPAEERRLFYVGITRARQRLYLSLAMTRAQFGDVNVAMPSRYLQEIPADLIDWKQSPGMANSRGGTQPRALNARRDGSSWGTSLREAAGLPPAPVREKTVWASEVTGKVRDNGDLTLAAGDRIRHTDFGEGRVMEVTGEGAKRVAAVQFDTAGRKRLLIKIAPIEKL; from the coding sequence ATGTCGACAGTTCTGCACCCACTCATTCCCGACGAACCGCCCCGCGACGGCGGGTTCAACGACGCGCTGCTCGACGGGCTCAACCCGCGCCAGCGTGAGGCGGTCGAGTACCGCGGCTCCGCCCTGCTCATCATCGCCGGCGCCGGCTCTGGAAAGACGAGTGTGCTCACGCGCCGCATCGCCGGCCTGCTGCAGAGCCGCGAGGCCTGGCCGAGCCAGATCCTCGCCATTACCTTCACCAACAAGGCGGCGGCGGAGATGCGCGAGCGGGTCGGCGCGCTCGTCGGCCAGCAGGCGGAAGGTATGTGGATCTCGACCTTCCACTCCGCGTGTGTACGCATCCTGCGACGCGAGGCCGAAAACTTCGGCTTCACCAAGAGCTTCACCATTTATGACTCCGCCGACAGCCGCGCGCTCATCAAGCGGATCATCAAGGAGCTCGACGCCGACACGTTCGGGTTCACCGTCAGCCAGGCATCAGGCAAGATCTCGAAACTCAAGAACGAGCTCATGGACGTCGAGAGCTACGCGCGCGGTGCGAACTTCAACGACCCGAACGAGGTGATGTTCCTCGAGATCTTCCGCCGTTACACGCAGGAGCTCGCGCGGGCCAACGCCTTCGACTTCGACGACCTGATCGGGCAGACGGTCTACCTGTTCCGTGCTTTCCCGCAGGTCGCGGCCCTCTACCAGCGCCGCTTCCGTCACCTGCTCGTCGACGAGTACCAGGACACCAACCACGCGCAGTACGCGCTGATCCGCGAGCTCACCAAGCCGGTCAAGCAGGGCGACCTTCCGCTCGACCTGCAGGGCAAGGGCAGCCTCGAGCCCGCGTCGCTGACCGTCGTCGGCGACAGCGACCAGTCGATCTACGCGTTCCGCGGGGCCGATATCCGCAACATCGTGGAATTCGAACGAGACTTTCCCCGCTCGAAGACGATCCTGCTCGAGCAGAACTACCGCTCGACGCAGAACATCCTCGATGCCGCCAATGCCGTCATCTCCAACAACTTCGACCGCAAAGACAAAAAGCTCTTCACCACGATCGGCGCGGGCGAGAAGATCACCGGTTTCACCGGGTACTCCGGTCACGACGAGGCCCAGTTCGTCGCCGACGAGATCACCAAGCTGCGAGATGAAGGCATCGCCTACAAGGACATCGCCGTCTTCTATCGCACCAATGCCCAGACCCGTGCGCTCGAGGAGATCTTCATCCGCTCCGCGCTGCCATACCGGGTGCTCGGCGGAACCAAGTTCTACGAACGCGCTGAGATCAAAGACGCGATGGCCTACCTCATCACGGTTGCCAACCCGGCCGACCCGCTTGCTCTTCGCCGCATCATGAACACCCCGAAGCGTGGCATCGGACCGGCGACCGAGACCGCGCTGCAGTCCTGGGCCGACGACCACGACGTGAGCCTGCGCGAGGCCATGCGGCACGCCGACGAGCTGGGCCTCGGCCCGAAGGTGACCGGGGCGATCCTCGGGTTGACCGCCGCCCTCGACGAGGTGCAGCTGACCGTCGACACGGCCAAGCCGTCCGACATTCTCGCCGAGCTGCTGAAGAAGTCCGGGTATGTGGAGGCGCTGCGCGCATCCCGAGACCCGCAGGATGAAGCGCGCGCCGAGAACGTGGAAGAGCTGCTCGCCGTCACCAAGGAATTCAGCAAGAACAACCCCGAGGGCACCCTGCTCGACTTTCTCACCGAAGTGTCACTGGTAGCGGCCGCCGATGACCTGGACGACACGAGCGGAACCGTCTCGCTCATGACCCTGCACACGGCGAAGGGTCTTGAGTACGAGGCGGTGTTCCTGACCGGCGTCGAAGAAGACCTGTTGCCGCACCGCATGTCGGCGAACGAGCCCGGCGGTCCCGCCGAAGAGCGGCGTCTGTTCTACGTCGGCATCACCCGCGCCCGGCAGCGCCTGTACCTCTCGCTTGCCATGACGCGCGCGCAGTTCGGTGACGTCAACGTCGCCATGCCGAGCCGGTACCTGCAAGAGATCCCGGCAGACCTCATCGACTGGAAGCAGTCGCCCGGCATGGCCAACAGCCGCGGCGGTACCCAGCCGCGCGCGCTCAACGCTCGCCGCGACGGCTCGTCGTGGGGCACGTCACTGCGCGAGGCGGCGGGACTCCCGCCCGCACCGGTGCGTGAGAAAACCGTGTGGGCGAGCGAGGTGACCGGCAAGGTCCGGGATAACGGCGACCTCACACTCGCGGCCGGCGACCGCATCCGGCACACCGACTTCGGTGAGGGCCGCGTGATGGAGGTCACCGGCGAGGGCGCCAAGCGCGTTGCCGCCGTGCAGTTCGACACGGCCGGTCGCAAACGTCTGCTGATCAAGATAGCTCCGATCGAGAAGCTGTAG